One segment of Cardiocondyla obscurior isolate alpha-2009 linkage group LG15, Cobs3.1, whole genome shotgun sequence DNA contains the following:
- the LOC139108531 gene encoding uncharacterized protein: MNNDQQEVKIIELRELQPILTRTFGDQLIVINYTAENLLQPGENYGSTILKVDVVIKRNDKAEEEDLHLVAKMPPPTEFQQKIFDSPYTFKKEIFMYENIIPHYQELEREMGLKENEVFNILPKYYKSRLSLNPDIDFDNNAVILMENLKVLGYYTSDRVKGCDLEHSKVAIRAMARFHALGMVSKYKRPEYFEVLKERSKCLKLNMDEFEHFSTDMLDRIANDPQLAVYIDRCKLVIPVSIDRGLWTAIPDEPWSTIIHADFWVNNFMFHRDENGRVDDIKFVDFQNYLFLNPLRELVFFIFSSTEMDEDSVEELINLYYETFVSILKRMDCDTEQFAREKFDAKLFTDAKLEFLHLFFMLKILTVDVQETDLKHDNMQEFIKHYQGNQMFIQRLRKIVFYFIKRNWI, from the exons ATGAATAACGATCAGCAAGAAGTGAAGATAATTGAGCTACGAGAGTTGCAACCAATATTGACTCGCACATTTGGCGATCAATTGATTGTGATTAATTATACGGCCGAAAACTTGTTGCAACCTGGCGAGAATTACGGTAGTACCATTTTAAAAGTTGACGTTGTGATAAAGCGTAACGATAAGGCAGAAGAGGAGGATCTTCATCTCGTTGCAAAGATGCCACCGCCGACGGAATTTCAACAGAAAATCTTCGACAGTccatatacatttaaaaaagaaattttcatGTATGAAAACATCATACCTCATTATCAAGAACTGGAAAGAGAAATGGGcttgaaagaaaatgaagTGTTTAATATATTGCCAAAATATTATAAGTCTCGATTATCGCTGAATCCAGATATTGATTTTGATAATAACGCCGTTATTCTAATGGAGAACTTGAAGGTACTCGGATATTACACTAGCGATCGGGTTAAAG GATGCGATCTTGAGCACTCGAAAGTTGCGATACGAGCAATGGCAAGATTTCACGCTCTAGGGATGGTGTCTAAATACAAACGACCGGAATACTTCGAAGTATTAAAAGAACGCAGCAAATGCTTGAAGTTGAATATGGATGAATTTGAGCATTTTAGTACAGACATGCTGGACAGAATAGCGAACGATCCACAATTAGCCGTTTACATTGACCGATGCAAATTAGTCATACCCGTATCAATTGATCGTGGTTTATGGACTGCAATACCTGATGAGCCATGGTCTACTATTATTCACGCGGACTTCTGGGTGAATAACTTCATGTTTCATCGCGATGAAAATGGCCGGGTAGACGATATCAAATTCGTGGattttcagaattatttatttttgaatccGTTGCGCGAGTtggtttttttcattttctctaGCACGGAAATGGATGAAGATAGTGTCGAGGAATTGATAAATCTCTACTATGAAACTTTTGTATCCATACTAAAGCGAATGGATTGTGATACGGAGCAATTCGCCAGAGAAAAATTCGATGCCAAGCTATTTACTGACGCCAAACTCGaatttctacatttatttttcatgctTAAAATTCTTACAGTAGACGTACAGGAAACTGATTTAAAACATGACAATATGCAGGAATTTATAAAACACTATCAAGGTAATCAAATGTTTATACAACGATTGCGCAAAattgttttctattttattaaacggaATTGGATTTAA
- the Oscillin gene encoding glucosamine-6-phosphate isomerase isoform X2 — MRLIICENVDDVAEWSAKYVLKKINDFNPNENKYFILGLPTGGTPLGMYKKLIQYYQQGKISFKYVKTFNMDEYVDLPRDHPESYHYYMYNNFFKHIDIDPENVHILDGNATDLEKECDNFEKMIKEAGGVELFIGGIGPDGHIAFNEPGSSLASRTRVKTLAQDTLEANARFFENDINKVPKQALTVGVGTVMDAKEVMILITGSHKAFALYKAIEEGVNHMWTVSAFQQHPRTLIICDEDATLELRVKTVKYFKNLWDIHSKLIDQEIRPK, encoded by the exons atgcgtCTGATAATTTGCGAGAACGTAGACGACGTGGCAGAGTGGTCTGCAAAGTATGTTCTGAAGAAAATCAACGACTTTAATCCCAATGAGAACAAATATTTCATTCTTGGTCTCCCTACAG gAGGGACACCATTAGGAATGTATAAAAAGCTTATACAATATTATCAGCAAGGCAAAATTTCCTTCAAGTACGTTAAGACATTTAATATGGACGAGTATGTTGACTTACCAAGAGATCATCCTGAATCTTACCACTATTATATGTACAACAATTTCTTCAAACATATAGATATTGATCCAGAAAATGTGCACATACTTGATGGAAATGCAACGGATCTCGAAAAAGAGTGcgataattttgaaaaaatgatCAAAGAGGCTGGTGGagtagaattatttatcggag GTATTGGGCCAGACGGACATATAGCTTTTAACGAACCTGGTTCGTCGTTAGCTTCTCGTACAAGAGTGAAAACTCTTGCCCAAGACACTTTGGAGGCCAATGCAAGATTTTTCGAAAATGATATTAACAAAGTGCCGAAACAAGCATTGACTGTAGGCGTCGGTACTGTAATGGACGCTAAGGAAGTGATGATCCTTATAACGGGATCTCACAAAGCTTTTGCACTTTACAAGGCCATAGAAGAAGGTGTTAACCACATGTGGACAGTATCCGCGTTTCAACAACATCCTCGCACACTCATAATTTGTGATGAAGACGCCACTCTGGAATTACGCGTAAAAACGGTTAAATATTTCAAG aatCTATGGGATATTCATAGCAAATTAATCGATCAAGAAATCCGGccaaaataa
- the Oscillin gene encoding glucosamine-6-phosphate isomerase isoform X1 — MRLIICENVDDVAEWSAKYVLKKINDFNPNENKYFILGLPTGGTPLGMYKKLIQYYQQGKISFKYVKTFNMDEYVDLPRDHPESYHYYMYNNFFKHIDIDPENVHILDGNATDLEKECDNFEKMIKEAGGVELFIGGIGPDGHIAFNEPGSSLASRTRVKTLAQDTLEANARFFENDINKVPKQALTVGVGTVMDAKEVMILITGSHKAFALYKAIEEGVNHMWTVSAFQQHPRTLIICDEDATLELRVKTVKYFKALSDVHRKLIEEDGNAIPRRIMQNN, encoded by the exons atgcgtCTGATAATTTGCGAGAACGTAGACGACGTGGCAGAGTGGTCTGCAAAGTATGTTCTGAAGAAAATCAACGACTTTAATCCCAATGAGAACAAATATTTCATTCTTGGTCTCCCTACAG gAGGGACACCATTAGGAATGTATAAAAAGCTTATACAATATTATCAGCAAGGCAAAATTTCCTTCAAGTACGTTAAGACATTTAATATGGACGAGTATGTTGACTTACCAAGAGATCATCCTGAATCTTACCACTATTATATGTACAACAATTTCTTCAAACATATAGATATTGATCCAGAAAATGTGCACATACTTGATGGAAATGCAACGGATCTCGAAAAAGAGTGcgataattttgaaaaaatgatCAAAGAGGCTGGTGGagtagaattatttatcggag GTATTGGGCCAGACGGACATATAGCTTTTAACGAACCTGGTTCGTCGTTAGCTTCTCGTACAAGAGTGAAAACTCTTGCCCAAGACACTTTGGAGGCCAATGCAAGATTTTTCGAAAATGATATTAACAAAGTGCCGAAACAAGCATTGACTGTAGGCGTCGGTACTGTAATGGACGCTAAGGAAGTGATGATCCTTATAACGGGATCTCACAAAGCTTTTGCACTTTACAAGGCCATAGAAGAAGGTGTTAACCACATGTGGACAGTATCCGCGTTTCAACAACATCCTCGCACACTCATAATTTGTGATGAAGACGCCACTCTGGAATTACGCGTAAAAACGGTTAAATATTTCAAG GCACTCAGTGACGTACATCGCAAATTGATTGAGGAAGATGGAAATGCAATCCCTCGTCGCATAATGCAAAACAATTAA